Within the Opitutales bacterium genome, the region GCCTGCGTTCCAAGCGTCGAGGCACCACTCATCCACATTGCCATGCATGTCCCACAAGCCGAAGGCATTGGCACACTTGGTCGGAGACCGTACTGGCTGCGTACTGCCGTCCGCATTTGCACCATACCATCCGGCATGAGACAGCGCTGCGGCACCGTCGCCGTTAAAATAGTCGGTGTCGGTGCCAGCACGGCAAGCATACTCCCACTCCGCTTCCGTCGGCAAGCGCGCTTCGACGCCAGCGGGCAAAAGTGAGGCCTGCTCACTCAGCCATACCCCCATCAGACGGGCTTCATGCCATCCCACTCGCTCAACTGGATGGCCATCAGGTTTACTCTTGAAATAGCTGGGATCAGCCCCCTCCTGCCCTTCGATCTGTTGTAAGCGCTCCCCACACTGTTCCGCCATGAAGCGGTATTGCCCCTGCGTTACCGGCGTCTCAGCCATCCAGAATGGCCGGCTCATTTTGACCCACTGCCTCGGCTCCTCATCTGAATACTCGCCACGAGCCCCCCTGCGAAAACGCCCCTCCGGCAGCGCTCGGAAAGCCATTTCATACGGCTGCCCCTTGCAGAGCACATGCCGGGGCAGCGGACAAGATGAAGATGATGAGGATGGCATACGCAACATGATGAAAAGGAGGGCTGCTTACCCGTCGACTCCCTTCTCCGCTCCCATCCAGGTTGAGATATCGGCAGTCGACGGGCGCTTGCCCGGGGATGTGTCCCCGCTCGATTGAGCTGGGGTATTGGAAAAGGCGACGTCCGGTGAAGGCACAGCCTCGCCGTGCCGGAGGACAGGCAAAGGCGGAAGCCCCTGTTCCTGTTGCGATTGCCAGGGTGGTTCCTGGTGCGGATAGCGGAGCGGCAGTTCCTGGCTGTGTTGATCCACGAGCCGCCCCGTTGGACCCGTTGCGCGTCCTGGCCTTTCCCAAATGTGTTCAGATCGACGACAGAGCGATCGCCGCCAATTGATGTCATCCGCCACCTGGGCATGGGCAAAGGCGGAACTCAGTGCCGCACACTCTGAATCCCTGAGATCGCGGGCATCCCGCTGCACCCTTTTCGCCATCGCCCCGCACTTTCGGCGCAAACGGCGGCGACCTAAGGCACTTAAGCGCATACGATCGGGATAGATGGTAAAGCCAAGAAAGGGAACACCCTGGGATGCCCGATTAAGCGTAGCTCCATGTTTCATGGTGAGACCCAGCGCACACAAGGCCTCTTGGACAAGATCCTTCACACGCATCAATTGAGCTTTATCACCGATCACCAAAAAATCATCCATGTAACGCACATGATGGTGATTCCCTGGGAGCCGTTGAATCAAGTGGTCTATCGGATCTAAAAAAAAGTTGCCCAGGTATTGGCTCGTAAGCGCTCCGATGGGCAAGCCATGCTCTGGAAGTGTCGTGTAAGAGCTCAATAGACGCTCCCAAAGCTGTTGGAGGCGCTTTTCGCGAAAACGGCGTGTTAAGCCGTGGCGCAAGCGAGCATGCCCAACCGAGTCATAAAACTTCGCTACATCTATCTTGAGGAACCAAGAATCTGGCTGTAGCCAGCGGCGCACCTGCTCTAGAGCAAGGTGCTGCCCGCGCCCCTGGCGGCAAGCATAGCTGTGGTGATAGGCTCCACGCTCAAAAATGGGCCCGGTGACTGCGATTATAGCATGATGGACCACACGATCTTCAAAGCACGGAGCGTGGATGATTCGACTCTTAGGGTCACGGATAGCGAATGCTCTGTAGGGAGAAAAGCGGTAATCACCCGCATTGAGCTGTCCCGCTATGTGGCTGATCCGCTCTTCTGCACACGTCAGCCATTGAGCAACCTCGACCCGTGAGCGCTTGCCTTGGCTCGCTCGCCAGGCTGCTCTGGATAAGTTTTCGTGCACCCCGATTTGGTCGAAGAGGCCGCCCACCGCTTTCATAGGGCGCGTCCTCCTGACTTCCCTCTATGTGAAAAATTTTTCGAGCCGCTGCGCGGCGGCACCTGTAGATCCGCGTAAGGATCTACTTGGACTCGACCGCCGGCGCCCCCTCCAGTCGCACCTTCAGGAACTCCGCTCCTTTCAGCTCCCTCCGAGGACTCCTGCTCCAGCCGGTTTTTCACCGGACCGGAGGACAGGCGAAGGCGGAAGCCCCTGCCCCCAGAGCGACTGCCAGGGTGGTTCCAGTGGCGGATAGCGGAGCGGCAGACCCCGGCCGTGCTGAACCACGAGCCGCCCCGGCAGACCCGAAGCGCGTCCTGGCCTCGCTCAACGATCGGATCCAAACCCAGAGCACCATGCTGAGTGTAGGCCCCTCTGTACCAGGCATCCTGACACCATTCCCAAACATTCCCGTGCATGTCCCACAAGCCGAAGGCATTGGGACGCTTTGTTGCGGACCGCACTGGATGTGTACTCCTGCCGGAATTTTCACCATACCATCCAGCGTCGAACAGAGCCGCGGCACCGTCGCCGGTATAATAGTCGGTGTCTGTCCCCGCGCGGCAGGCATACTCCCACTCCGCCTCCGTAGGCAAGCGAAGGTGTAGGCCCTCCGGCAGACTCCAGTTTGCACGCAGGCCCGTGAGTAGC harbors:
- a CDS encoding formylglycine-generating enzyme family protein yields the protein MPSSSSSSCPLPRHVLCKGQPYEMAFRALPEGRFRRGARGEYSDEEPRQWVKMSRPFWMAETPVTQGQYRFMAEQCGERLQQIEGQEGADPSYFKSKPDGHPVERVGWHEARLMGVWLSEQASLLPAGVEARLPTEAEWEYACRAGTDTDYFNGDGAAALSHAGWYGANADGSTQPVRSPTKCANAFGLWDMHGNVDEWCLDAWNAGAYAERGVVAVDPIDVGGRDARRVLRGGSWILTAGNCRSAFRTRDHPGLRYWSRGFRLCLSSGPVKNQQASVGPEDAEARDPAESASGGAGASDRVSGLDGLNAPEKPRGEVL
- a CDS encoding formylglycine-generating enzyme family protein, whose amino-acid sequence is MRANWSLPEGLHLRLPTEAEWEYACRAGTDTDYYTGDGAAALFDAGWYGENSGRSTHPVRSATKRPNAFGLWDMHGNVWEWCQDAWYRGAYTQHGALGLDPIVERGQDALRVCRGGSWFSTAGVCRSAIRHWNHPGSRSGGRGFRLRLSSGPVKNRLEQESSEGAERSGVPEGATGGGAGGRVQVDPYADLQVPPRSGSKNFSHRGKSGGRAL